Proteins encoded together in one Cicer arietinum cultivar CDC Frontier isolate Library 1 chromosome 4, Cicar.CDCFrontier_v2.0, whole genome shotgun sequence window:
- the LOC101503067 gene encoding uncharacterized protein, with protein MKKSKRIDSFFKRKFCDGERDEEIITSTSETISENPRIEENNIRLSKVPRVFEDDFEKCLERDPGKRPQIWQYPPNKLDAIRKAYLKFGPYQINLKEYPLSGNEVHPRRFQYAWFNIFSSWLEYSPSKDAAYCLPCYLFSKRPTGRPGSDVFIGTGFRNWKKVKNGKFCAFLKHIGMDPCSPHNNAMKACLDLLNQDGHIRNTFQVQSSEQILKNRIRLKTSIDTVRWLTLQACAFRGHDETSGSRNQGNFLQLIKLLATYNDEVAKVVLENAPYNSKYTSHQIQKEILHILSSRVRKHICEEIGDSKFCIVVDEARDESKREQMSLVLRFVDKVGLIQERFFFVAHVKDTTTLTLKEKVCDILSRHNLDVSNMRGQGYDGASNMRGEWNGLQALFMKDCPYAYYVHCFAHRLQLALVSASREIVPIHKFFEKLTFVVNVVCSSTKRHDELQAAQLEEIAHLLEIDEIVTGKGINQIGTLKRAGDTRWGSHFSSICSLINMYEATCIVLKKITNERASYSTRGDADSAYNYLKAFDFIFILHLMKKIMGITDILCQALQQQSQDIVNAMCLVGTTKYLIQVLREDGWDALFTEVKNFCEKHDIEIPDLNDVHSTTKFGRSRLQQGQVTIEHYFRVEIFFTAIDQQLQELNNRFSEQAIDLLTLSCALTPKDNYKSFNIEKICTLVEKYYPMDFNMQEKINLKFQLQHFLIDARQDLNLKNLSTIQELCSCLIATEKTQNFYLIDRLLRLIMTLPVSTATTERSFSAMKIIKSRLRNKMEDDFLSDTMTIYIEREIVASITSESIIDDFKLIKERRALL; from the coding sequence atgaagaagagtaaaagaattgattcttttttcaagaggaaatttTGTGACGGTGAAAGAGATGAAGAAATTATAACTTCTACATCTGAAACTATCTCTGAGAATCCaagaattgaagaaaataatattcGTCTTTCCAAGGTTCCTAGAGTTTTCGAAGATGACTTTGAGAAATGTTTAGAACGTGATCCCGGAAAGCGCCCTCAAATTTGGCAATATCCACCAAATAAATTGGATGCAATACGAAAAGCGTATCTAAAATTTGGtccttatcaaataaatttaaaagaatatccTTTATCTGGCAACGAGGTTCATCCAAGACGGTTTCAATATGCTTGgtttaacatattttcttcATGGCTAGAATATTCACCTTCTAAAGATGCTGCATATTGTTTACCATGCTATCTATTTAGCAAAAGACCAACTGGACGTCCTGGATCAGATGTCTTCATTGGTACAGGTTTTAGAAATTGGAAGAAAGttaaaaatggaaaattttgcgcttttctcaaacacataggGATGGATCCTTGCTCACCACACAACAATGCAATGAAAGCTTGTCTAGACTTGTTGAATCAAGATGGACATATTAGGAATACTTTTCAAGTGCAAAGCTCAGAACAAATTTTGAAGAATCGAATACGTCTCAAGACATCAATTGACACTGTTCGTTGGTTAACACTTCAAGCTTGTGCTTTTAGGGGACATGATGAAACTAGCGGGTCAAGAAATCAAGGcaattttcttcaattgataAAACTCTTGGCAACTTACAATGATGAAGTTGCGAAAGTTGTGTTGGAAAATGCTCcatataattctaaatatacttcacatcaaattcaaaaagaGATTTTGCATATTCTTTCTAGTAGGGTGAGAAAacatatatgtgaagaaattgGTGATTCCAAATTTTGCATCGTTGTAGATGAAGCTCGTGATGAATCAAAAAGGGAACAAATGTCTCTTGTGTTAAGATTTGTTGACAAAGTTGGTTTAATACAAGAGCGATTTTTTTTTGTGGCACATGTTAAAGACACTACAACTTTAACTCTGAAAGAAAAAGTATGTGATATACTTTCTCGACATAATCTTGATGTTTCTAACATGCGTGGTCAAGGGTATGATGGTGCTAGTAATATGAGAGGAGAATGGAACGGTTTACAAGCACTGTTTATGAAAGATTGTCCTTACGCATACTATGTCCATTGTTTTGCTCATCGATTGCAACTTGCTTTGGTTAGTGCATCAAGAGAAATTGTTccaattcataaattttttgagaagctcacttttgttgttaatgttgtttgttCTTCTACTAAGCGTCATGATGAGTTACAAGCTGCTCAATTAGAGGAAATTGCACATTTGCTAGAAATTGATGAGATTGTAACTGGTAAAGGTATAAATCAAATTGGTACTTTGAAACGAGCTGGGGATACTCGTTGGGGATCACATTTCTCTTCTATTTGTAGCTTGATAAATATGTATGAGGCAACttgtattgttttaaaaaaaattacaaatgaaaGAGCAAGTTATTCTACACGTGGGGATGCTGATAGtgcttataattatttgaaggcgtttgattttatatttatcttgcatttgatgaaaaaaattatggggATAACTGATATACTTTGTCAAGCCTTACAACAACAATCTCAGGATATAGTTAATGCCATGTGTTTGGTTGGAACAACAAAGTATCTTATTCAAGTATTGAGAGAAGATGGTTGGGATGCATTATTTACTGAAGTGAAGAACTTTTGTGAAAAACATGATATTGAAATTCCTGATCTCAACGATGttcattcaacaacaaaatttggACGATCTCGTCTTCAACAAGGTCAGGTTACAATAGAGCATTATTTTagagttgaaatattttttactgcCATTGATCAACAATTACAAGAGTTGAATAACAGATTTAGTGAGCAAGCAATAGATTTGTTAACTCTAAGTTGTGCTTTGACTCCTAAGGATAATTATAAAtcttttaacattgaaaaaatttgcactctagttgaaaaatattacCCTATGGATTTCAACATGCAAGagaagattaatttgaaatttcaactcCAACATTTCTTAATTGATGCTCGTCAAGatttaaatttgaagaatttatcaaCTATCCAAGAATTGTGCTCATGTTTGATTGCAACTGAAAAGACGCAAAATTTCTACTTGATTGATAGACTACTTCGTCTTATCATGACTCTTCCGGTTTCTACTGCCACAACTGAAAGATCTTTTTCAgcaatgaaaattattaaatcaagGTTAAGAAACAAGATGGAAGATGACTTTTTATCAGATACCATGACGATTTATATTGAAAGGGAAATTGTTGCAAGTATCACTTCTGAgtctattattgatgatttcaagTTAATTAAAGAGCGTAGAGCATTACTTTAA
- the LOC101503395 gene encoding AT-hook motif nuclear-localized protein 20: MEVAGGADVAESVAQFARRRQRGVCVLSGSGSVANVTLRQPAVPGAVVALHGRFEILSLTGAFLPGPAPPGATGLTVYLSGGQGQVVGGSVVGSLIAAGPVMVIAATFANATYERLPLEEEEEEDVGGGGGGGGISAVHGGHVGVGGGNSSPSHGIGSSGGGGGVHMQGGLPDPSSLPLYNLPTNLVHNGGQVGGGHHEAFASWPHGRQPY; this comes from the coding sequence ATGGAGGTAGCCGGAGGAGCGGACGTAGCCGAAAGCGTAGCCCAGTTTGCGAGACGGCGACAACGAGGCGTCTGCGTCTTAAGTGGAAGCGGCTCGGTTGCCAATGTCACCCTAAGACAACCAGCAGTACCAGGTGCTGTTGTAGCACTTCATGGAAGATTTGAGATTCTATCATTAACAGGTGCATTTCTACCTGGTCCTGCTCCTCCAGGTGCTACAGGACTCACAGTTTACTTATCTGGTGGACAAGGTCAAGTTGTTGGTGGAAGTGTTGTTGGATCTTTGATTGCTGCTGGTCCTGTTATGGTTATTGCTGCTACTTTTGCTAATGCTACTTATGAAAGATTACCActtgaggaagaagaagaagaagacgtcGGCggtggaggtggtggtggtggaatTAGTGCTGTCCATGGAGGACATGTTGGAGTTGGAGGTGGTAATTCATCTCCTTCACATGGAATTGGAAGCAGTGGAGGTGGTGGTGGGGTCCACATGCAGGGTGGACTTCCAGATCCATCTTCTTTGCCTTTGTATAATTTGCCAACAAATCTTGTTCACAATGGTGGTCAGGTGGGAGGTGGACATCATGAAGCTTTTGCTAGTTGGCCTCATGGAAGGCAACCTTATTGA